The window AGTGACCGTGTGACCGTGAGCTTCGCTGCGTTTCTTGAGCCTTTTCCCGGCACAGTCTNNNNNNNNNNNNNNNNNNNNNNNNNNNNNNNNNNNNNNNNNNNNNNNNNNNNNNNNNNNNNNNNNNNNNNNNNNNNNNNNNNNNNNNNNNNNNNNNNNNNTGGTCGGTGTTCCCAGATTTTTGAACTCTTCCGACAACGAACTTCTTGTCAGTATACGGGAAGTTCTGCTTCGGGACCGTTAGCTGCTGAGTGGTGCATTGGTCCGACGACTCGGTGGTGTCCCGCGACCAGGTGACGCTTTTTCCGGGATCGACAAGAATATCGCTGAGTGGTATACATGCACTGCTGCCGTTTGATGAACCGCACTCATGCAGCTTCCTAGCGCTTTGTGGGCAGACCTTGTCGCCGTTCAGTTGTTCGGGAGCGCACTGAAGCTCATTATTTTTGCCAGCTCACCTTCAGCACAGTTTGGTCTTCCGAAAGGGTTGCCGCAAAAGTTTGTGGTGATTCATCTGTATGATCGCACGTGCACTTGGTAGTTCCCGTTTGACTGTCCACCACCGCATTTTGATTTGGGTGTTTCGTCTTGCGCTCGAACACTCGAGAAAAATGATAGTCTGTCATCGTGCACATACGCGCTTGCAAGGAGTACCAGTAGAGTCACTCCCATTCGGAAATTGTGTGACAATTTCCGTTGTGTCTCGTAATTCAGAGACATCTTCGAGGTCGTTGTCGTCGTACCCTGCAAACTCGCGCACCAAGATCGAGTTAGCCTTGTGCAATTCTGCTACAACACAGCAAGTCAAGTCCGAGTGGACCAGCGCGCGACTCCCGTCAACTGGTGGTAGACTGAGATCTATCACGAGCTATGATCTTTCAGAGCAACTCGCCCGTGTATCTTCGAGGAAGTAGTGAAAGCATGTGATTTTCTGAAGGCCCAATGCAGTAGAGCTTTTGACGGGGTCGGATCTCAAAGTCAGGGAACAAATGGGGAGCGCCTGATGACGCCGGTGGGAAGACgtgctttctgcatgcagcgggcCCGCTAGTGGGTGCTAGCAGGCCCCTTCTCCACAGTTACATTTTCTGAGGCTGTGGCGGTGGTGGAGAGAGTAGTTCGTCCTCtgaaaggagggaaacgctTTTATGAGTTCAGGTTGACCGCGTCACGCTTCGATTGGTTGATGTGTGTCGCCTGGCGGCAGCCGTGGCGCTGAAGACAACCCCTGGCCGCTCGTCAATCGTTTCTTGGTCGTGGCTCTGTAGACGTGATTTGGGTCTGTTCTTTTCCTAGCTTCGACACTGCAGCGGAAGGGAGCTTGTGTGGATCAAGACACCTGGGTAGTGCAAACCATCGACCTTCAAGGAgtccttcgttctctctggaaaAAGGAACACGCTGAGGAAGTCACTTGATTGTCACGGCCGGGTAGCTGGGTTCGAGTTGACCTTCTTTGCCACATGCTTCGGACCTATTTCGAACGCGGTTAAGCCCCCGCAGCTCCTTACCAGCAAGGTGTGCACGGACACTCTCACGTTCACTAGGAAGCAGGATAGCCAACGTAGAATTCTCAGTCCCCGACGGGGTTTTCCAGATCCTCCCCTGATGTCGCGGTGAGTAGACCATGACGTTTTGCGGAGAAGTTTTTCTGTTGAGAAGAATGCTTCAGTCTCCCAAACCTCACAGACCATATTCAAGCGGGATAGTAGTGAAAAGCGGTGCTAAAGCCTGTGGGCCTGCTTCATGGGTGCCAACAAAAAAGATGAAGTGTTTGCCAGATACCGATTGAGCGCTACTCTTCTACACAGTGTTGCCGTGTCTGCCTGTTATCATGGTGAAGGGTTTCCTTTCTGAGACACCCTGCCAGGCTCCTTAAAGATTGTTGTCAATACCTTAGCAGTCGTCGCGACTGCATGATAAAAACGGTTCCGTTACGGGGTGATCATATGGAAAGAGCTGTGGCAAAACTCAGTCCTGCTCGTCCACAGAGCATCCAGGTGCCGATTAAGGAGATGATCCGGTTGCGATATAGAGATCCGAACCATCGTTTCGTCGTGGCTTTTTTATTCGAAGAACATCTGCTGAGACCGACCGCTCAGTGGTCCGTTGTGATTCTGGATTAGATTCATTACCACCGCCGTGTAGTTAGGCCCTCCGGGTGTAATGGTCCTGAGGCTGATGTGTCCGAAATCTGATCGGCCCAGGAAATCTAGAGCTGCCACACGAATGCAACAGAACAACCCGTGGACTAGCGCAGGATGAGGCATCCCTGACTAGACCGCTAGAACGCGACTGTGCCGGACATGAGAAACTCACATCACATGGCATGCACGAACGCAGAAATGATAGCGACAGCTCCCACAGCCAAGTATGCCTTCATCCCGGACATTGTTGCAGATGAGCTGTTTGGCGAAGCCTCAATCGTCACCAGCACTTTGCAAACAGTTGAGGGTTCTGTTTCACTAGTCTGGCCTCTCTTCGAAACCTTTGACTTCTTGCACCCGACCATAATATTTGCTGGCTCTTCTGGGAAATCGGTCGGCGGAATCTGCAGTGTGTAAGATGAGTTTTCGGTTTGTTGCCACCATGTGTCTTGGTATGCCGTGAGGATGGAAGTgtagtctctctcttggcagTCACCAGTGGTCCCATTTTCTGAGCTATCGCAGTAATGTTGCTGGTACGTGCTCGGCACAATTTCTCCGTCAGTCCCGCAAACCAGGGTGAACGCGTTCTGAGACGGGCTCAGCGTGATGGTCTGAGGTTCCTTATTGCTACTCGTTCCGTAAGCGCAGGTGACGGTCTGGCCGTTCTTTGCACTTGCTCTCGCCGCGACCGTTACAGTCACCGTGCACTGGTCGGTGTTCCCAGATTTTTGAACACATCCAACAACGAACTTCTTGTCAGTATACGGGAAGTTCTGCTTCGGGACCGTTAGCTGCTGAGTGGTGCATTGGTCCGACGACTCGGTGGTGTCCCGCGACCAGGTGACGCTTTTTCCGGGATCGACAAGAATATCGCTGAGTGGGATACTTGCGCTGCTGCTGTTTGATGAACCGCACTGATTCAGCTTGCTAGCTGTTGCTGGGCAGACCTTGTCGCCGTTCAATTGTTCGGGAGCGCATTGAAGTTGAGCATTACTTTTGCAGCTCACCTGCAGCACAGTTTGGTCTTCCGAAAGGGTTGCCGCAAAAGTTTGTGGTGATTCATCTGTATTATCGCACGTGCACCTGGTAGTTCCCGTTTGACTGTCCACCACACATTTTGATTTGGGTGTTTCGTCTTGCGCTCGAACACTCGAGAAAAATGATAGTCTGTCATCGTGCACATACGCGCTTGCAAGGAGTACCAGTAGAGTCACTCCCATTCGGAAATTGTGTGACAATTTCCGTTGTGTCTCGTAATTCAGAGACATCTTCGAGGTCGTTGTCGTCGTACCCTGCAAACTCGCGCACCAAGATCGAGTTAGCCTTGTGCAATTCTGCTACAACACAGCAACTCATGTCCGATTGGACAAGCGTGCAACTCCCGTCAACTGGTGGTAGAATGGGATCTATCACGAGCTATGATCTTTCAGAGCAACTCGCCCGTGTATCTTCGAGGAAGTACTGAGAGCATGTGATTTTCTGAAGGCCCAATGCAGTAGAGCTTTTGACGGGGTCGGATCTCAAAGTCAGGGAACAATTGGGGAGCGCCTGACGACGCCGGTGGGAAGACgtgctttctgcatgcagcgggcCCGCTAGCGGGTGCTAGCAGGTCCCTTCTCCACAGTTACATTTTCTGAGGCTGTGGTGGTGGTGGAGAGAGTAGTTCGTCCTctgaaaggaaggaaacgctttTATGAGTTCAGGTTGACCGCGTCACGCTTCGATTGGTTGATGTGTGTCGCCTGGCGGCAGCCGTGGCGCTGAAGACAACCCCTGGCCGCTCGTCAATCGTTTCTTGGTCGTGGCTCTGTAGACGTGATTTGGGTCTGTTCTTTTCCTAGCTTCGACACTGCAGCGGAAGGGAGCTTGTGTGGATCAAGACACCTGGGTAGTGCAAACCATCGACCTTCAAGGAgtccttcgttctctctggaaaAAGGAACACGCTGAGGAAGTCACTTGATTGTCACGGCCGGGTAGCTGGGTTCGAGTTGACCTTCTTTGCCACATGCTTCGGACCTATTTCGAACGCGGTTAAGCCCCCGCAGCTCCTTACCAGCAAGGTGTGCACGGACACTCTCACGTTCACTAGGAAGCAGGATAGCCAACGTAGAATTCTCAGTCCCCGACGGGGTTTTCCAGATCCTCCCCTGATGTCGCGGTGAGTAGACCATGACGTTTTGCGGAGAAGTTTTTCTGTTGAGAAGAATGCTTCAGTCTCCCGAAACCTCACAGACCATATTCAAGCGGGATAGTAGTGAAAAGCGGTGCTAAAGCCTGTGGGCCTGCTTCATGGGTGCCAACAAAAAAGATGAAGTGTTTGCCAGATACCGATTGAGCGCTACTCTTCTACACAGTGTTGCCGTGTCTGCCTGTTATCATGGTGAAGGGTTTCCTTTCTGAGACACCCTGCCAGGCTCCTTAAAGATTGTTGTCAATACCTTAGCAGTCGTCGCGACTGCATGATAAAAACGGTTCCGTTACGGGGTGATCATATGGAAAGAGCTGTGGCAAAACTCAGTCCTGCTCGTCCACAGAGCATCCAGGTGCCGATTAAGGAGATGATCCGGTTGCGATATAGAGATCCGAACCATCGTTTCGTCGTGGCTTTTTTATTCGAAGAACATCTGCTGAGACCGACCGCTCAGTGGTCCGTTGTGATTCTGGATTAGATTCATTACCACCGCCGTGTAGTTAGGCCCTCCGGGTGTAATGGTCCTGAGGCTGATGTGTCCGAAATCTGATCGGCCCAGGAAATCTAGAGCTGCCACACGAATGCAACAGAACAACCCGTGGACTAGCGCAGGATGAGGCATCCCTGACTAGACCGCTAGAACGCGACTGTGCCGGACATGAGAAACTCACATCACATGGCATGCACGAACGCAGAAACGATAGCGACAGCTCCCACAGCCAAGTATGCCTTCATCCCGGACATTGTTGCAGATGAGCTGTTTGGCGAAGCCTCAATCGTCACCAGCACTTTACAAACAGTTGAGGGTTCTGTTTCACTAGTCTGGCCTCTCTTCGAAATCTTTGTCTTCTTGCACCCGACCATAATATTTGCTGGCTCTTCTGGGAAATCGGCCGGCGGAATCTGCAGTGTGTAAGATGAGTTTTCGGTTTTTTGCCACCATGTGTCTTGGTATGCCGTGAGGATGGAAGTgtagtctctctcttggcagTCACCAGTGGTCCCATTTTCTGAGCTATCGCAGTAATGTTGCTGGTACGTGCTCGGCACAATTTCTCCGTCAGTCCCGCAAACCAGGGTGAACGCGTTCTGAGACGGGCTCAGCGTGATGGTCTGAGGTTCCTTATTGCTACTCGTTCCGTAAGCGCAGGTGACGGTCTGGCCGTTCTTTGCACTTGCTCTCGCCGCGACCGTTACAGTCACCGTGCACTGGTCGGTGTTCCCAGATTTTTGAACACATCCAACAACGAACTTCTTGTCAGTATACGGGAAGTTCTGCTTCGGGACCGTTAGCTGCTGAGTGGTGCATTGGTCCGACGACTCGGTGGTGTCCCGCGACCAGGTGACGCTTTTTCCGGGATCGACAAGAATATCGCTGAGTGGGATACTTGCGCTGCTGCTGTTTGATGAACCGCACTGATTCAGCTTGCTAGCTGTTGCTGGGCAGACCTTGTCGCCGTTCAATTGTTCGGGAGCGCATTGAAGTTGAGCATTACTTTTGCAGCTCACCTGCAGCACAGTTTGGTCTTCCGAAAGGGTTGCCGCAAAAGTTTGTGGTGATTCATCTGTATGATCGCACGTGCACTTGGTAGTTCCCGTTTGACTGTCCACCACACATTTTGATTTGGGTGTTTCGTCCTGCGCTCGAACACCCGAGAAAAATGACGGGCCTTCATAGTGCATAGGCATGCTTGCAAGGAGTACCAGTAGAGTCACTCCCATTCGGAAATTGTGTGACAATTTCCGTTGTGTCTCGTAATTCAGAGACATCTTCGACGTCGTTGTCGTACCCTGTGAGCGCTCGCACCGCACGTGCCAGTCTCGTGCCATTTTGCTACACCGAAGCTTTTTGTCACGTCCGAGTGGACAAGGGTGCGATTCCCATCAACTGGTGGTAGAATGGGATCTATCACAAGCTGTGATCTTTCAGAGCAACTCGCCCCTGTATCTTCGAGGATGAAGTGAGAGCATGTGATTTTCTGAAGGCCCAATGCAGTAGAGCTTTTGACGGGGTCGGATCTCAAAGTCAGGGAACAATTGGGGAGCGCCTGACGACGCCGGTGGGAAGACgtgctttctgcatgcagcgggcCCGCTAGCGGGTGCTAGCAGGTCCCTTCTCCACAGTTACATTTTCTGAGGCTGTGGTGGTGGTGGAGAGAGTAGTTCGTCCTctgaaaggaaggaaacgctttTATGAGTTCAGGTTGACCGCGTCACGCTTCGATTGGTTGATGTGTGTCGCCTGGCGGCAGCCGTGGCGCTGAAGACAACCCCTGGCCGCTCGTCAATCGTTTCTTGGTCGTGGCTCTGTAGACGTGATTTGAGTCTGTTCCTTTCGTAGCGTCGACACTGCAGCGGAAGGGAGCTTGTGTGGATCAAGACACCTGGTCAGTGTGACCCATCGACGTTCAAGGagtctttcgttctctctggagaaagagacaatgCTGAGGAAATTGCTTGATTGTCACGGCCGAGTAGGTGAGTTCGAGTTGACCTTCTTTGCCACATGCTTCGGACCTACTTCGAACGTGGTTAGGCCCCCGCAGCTCCGTAAGAGCAGGGTGTGCCCGGACAATCTCACGTTCACTAGAAACCAGGATACTCACTCTGGAGTTTTCGTTGCGCAGCAGGGTTTCTGAAATCCCCTACGCATGTTGCGATTAGTAGACCATGACGTTTTGCGGAAAGTCTTTTTGTAGAGAAGAATGCTTCAGTCCCCCAGACCTCACAGACCATATTCAATCGGGATAGTAGTG is drawn from Neospora caninum Liverpool complete genome, chromosome X and contains these coding sequences:
- a CDS encoding SRS domain-containing protein, translating into MSLNYETQRKLSHNFRMGVTLLVLLASAYVHDDRLSFFSSVRAQDETPKSKCVVDSQTGTTRCTCDNTDESPQTFAATLSEDQTVLQVSCKSNAQLQCAPEQLNGDKVCPATASKLNQCGSSNSSSASIPLSDILVDPGKSVTWSRDTTESSDQCTTQQLTVPKQNFPYTDKKFVVGCVQKSGNTDQCTVTVTVAARASAKNGQTVTCAYGTSSNKEPQTITLSPSQNAFTLVCGTDGEIVPSTYQQHYCDSSENGTTGDCQERDYTSILTAYQDTWWQQTENSSYTLQIPPTDFPEEPANIMVGCKKSKVSKRGQTSETEPSTVCKVLVTIEASPNSSSATMSGMKAYLAVGAVAIISAFVHAM
- a CDS encoding SRS domain-containing protein encodes the protein MARDWHVRCERSQGTTTTSKMSLNYETQRKLSHNFRMGVTLLVLLASMPMHYEGPSFFSGVRAQDETPKSKCVVDSQTGTTKCTCDHTDESPQTFAATLSEDQTVLQVSCKSNAQLQCAPEQLNGDKVCPATASKLNQCGSSNSSSASIPLSDILVDPGKSVTWSRDTTESSDQCTTQQLTVPKQNFPYTDKKFVVGCVQKSGNTDQCTVTVTVAARASAKNGQTVTCAYGTSSNKEPQTITLSPSQNAFTLVCGTDGEIVPSTYQQHYCDSSENGTTGDCQERDYTSILTAYQDTWWQKTENSSYTLQIPPADFPEEPANIMVGCKKTKISKRGQTSETEPSTVCKVLVTIEASPNSSSATMSGMKAYLAVGAVAIVSAFVHAM